Genomic window (Luteibacter yeojuensis):
TCCGGTGCGGGGTGTTCATGCGAGGGTCCTTGTCGAAAGGGAGGCTTGCTTTTGTGGGAGCCGCTTTAGCGGCGATGGGTGCTCGCGGCGGGCTTGCCCGCCGCCGCGGGATCGCCACTGATGCGGCTCCCACAGGAACCGGCCGTCCATCAGCCGGCCGCGCCGGCCTACCGGGGCGTACAGCGCGGCGAGTCGCTCAAGGAAACTGTTCATGCAGGTGACCTCCCCGTTGCTCGAGGGGAAAGTCTGCGTGGGGGCTGCTGACACCGTACTGTCAGCAGACAACGATGGTGGGAGCCGCCATGGCGGCGAGAAGCCCACGAGGCGATGAAGCGGCCGTCCCACCTCTGGCGCTGGTCACCCCCGACCCGGACAATGCAGGCTTTCGCGCCAGAGTCCCGCCCGATGACGAAACCGATTTCCCTGATCCAGTTCCTGATCGAAGAGAAGCGCGCCGGGCATATCAACGCCCAGCTCAGCCTTCTGATCGAGGTCGTGGCTCGCGCCTGCAAGCGCATTTCCGTCGCCACCGGCAAGGGCGCGCTCGGCGGCGTGCTCGGCAATGCCGGGTCGGAAAACGTGCAGGGCGAGGCGCAGAAGAAGCTCGACGTGATCTCCAACGAGATCCTGCTGGAAGCCAACGCCTGGGGCGGCCACCTCGCGGCCTGCGCCTCGGAGGAGATGGACGACCCGCAGCCCATCCCCGACGCCTACCCGAAGGGTAACCACCTGTTGTTGTTCGACCCGCTCGACGGTTCGTCGAACATCGACGTGAACGTTTCGGTCGGCACGATCTTCTCCGTGCTGCGCTGCCCGGACGGCGTCACCGAACCGAAGGTGGCCGACTTTCTCCAGCCCGGTACCGAGCAGGTGGCGGCGGGCTATGTGGTCTATGGACCCAGCACGTTGCTTGTGCTCACCTTCGGCCACGGCGTCCACGAGTTCACCCTTGACCGCGAGCACGGCAGCTTCGTGCTCACCCGCCGCGACATCGCCATTCCCGCCGAAACCGGCGAGTTCGCCATCAACATGTCGAACCAGCGCCACTGGGAAGCGCCGATGCAA
Coding sequences:
- a CDS encoding class 1 fructose-bisphosphatase is translated as MTKPISLIQFLIEEKRAGHINAQLSLLIEVVARACKRISVATGKGALGGVLGNAGSENVQGEAQKKLDVISNEILLEANAWGGHLAACASEEMDDPQPIPDAYPKGNHLLLFDPLDGSSNIDVNVSVGTIFSVLRCPDGVTEPKVADFLQPGTEQVAAGYVVYGPSTLLVLTFGHGVHEFTLDREHGSFVLTRRDIAIPAETGEFAINMSNQRHWEAPMQRYIDELLAGTTGPRGRDFNMRWVASMVADVHRIITRGGVFIYPLDAKITAKGGTGKLRLMYEANPMAFIVEQAGGAATTGRERLMELQPTALHQRVPVFLGSKNEIEVVTRYHLEADETRT